In Ruania zhangjianzhongii, the following proteins share a genomic window:
- a CDS encoding FAD-dependent monooxygenase, giving the protein MTIAAPAVVVGGGIAGLAAACGLARAGRQVRVLEAHSDFSEVGTAVALPTNGITALRALGATEAEIDELGTAGYGSGFRDQSGRALLRIPAPRPGRDVAAVWGVHRQRLHGLLLAQALAAGVELVPGAGVSSVDPGQRNGRPAQLRWTGADGEQQLSTDLLVGADGMFSSVRSALYPHARAAYSGSSSWRGLLTDASLPAPLVELWGPEAEFGIMRISPTQVYWYGYVRQDEGRHVADEHAAVTDRFASFAPLVHSVIARTRPEDLMRHDVYHLPPALPGYTRERTVLVGDAAHGALPTMGQGAATALEDGATLGSLVDAAGTGPAALAAALAGFDAERRPRCTAIARQALLMARFGADLRGGWPQQVRNALVRLVPGALVVRSGAGLVGWQVP; this is encoded by the coding sequence GTGACCATTGCCGCTCCCGCCGTCGTCGTCGGCGGCGGTATCGCGGGCCTGGCCGCTGCCTGCGGCCTGGCCCGGGCAGGTCGGCAGGTGCGGGTGCTGGAAGCCCACAGCGACTTCTCCGAGGTGGGCACCGCCGTCGCGCTGCCGACCAACGGCATCACCGCGCTGCGCGCTCTGGGTGCCACCGAGGCAGAGATCGACGAGCTGGGCACGGCGGGATACGGCTCCGGTTTCCGGGACCAGAGTGGGCGAGCACTACTGCGGATCCCGGCGCCGAGGCCGGGGCGTGACGTCGCTGCGGTCTGGGGCGTGCACCGGCAGCGCCTGCACGGTCTGCTCCTGGCTCAGGCCCTCGCCGCCGGGGTGGAGCTGGTCCCCGGCGCCGGGGTGAGCTCCGTGGACCCTGGTCAGCGGAACGGCCGGCCGGCGCAGCTGCGCTGGACCGGCGCCGACGGTGAGCAGCAGCTCAGCACCGACCTGCTGGTCGGTGCCGACGGGATGTTCAGCTCCGTGCGTAGCGCCCTGTACCCGCATGCTCGCGCCGCCTACTCCGGATCCAGTAGCTGGCGCGGACTGCTCACCGACGCATCCCTGCCCGCGCCTCTGGTGGAGCTGTGGGGCCCGGAAGCGGAGTTCGGCATCATGCGGATCAGCCCCACCCAGGTGTACTGGTACGGATACGTGCGCCAGGACGAGGGCCGGCACGTCGCCGATGAGCACGCCGCGGTGACCGACCGGTTCGCCAGCTTCGCCCCGCTGGTGCACAGCGTGATCGCCCGCACCCGGCCGGAAGACCTGATGCGGCACGACGTGTACCACCTCCCGCCCGCACTGCCCGGCTACACCCGGGAACGCACCGTCCTGGTCGGCGATGCGGCCCATGGTGCCCTGCCGACCATGGGCCAAGGGGCGGCCACGGCGCTCGAGGACGGTGCCACTCTGGGCAGTCTGGTCGATGCCGCCGGCACCGGACCAGCCGCACTGGCGGCAGCGCTGGCCGGTTTCGACGCCGAGCGCCGCCCCCGGTGCACGGCGATCGCCCGGCAGGCCCTGCTGATGGCGCGGTTCGGTGCCGACCTTCGCGGCGGCTGGCCGCAGCAGGTGCGCAACGCGCTCGTCCGGTTGGTCCCGGGCGCTCTGGTGGTGCGGTCCGGGGCGGGTCTGGTCGGCTGGCAAGTGCCGTAG
- a CDS encoding ABC transporter ATP-binding protein gives MGDVLQFDDVTVRRGKKTILDQVSWSVDEGERWVVLGPNGAGKTTLVQLAAARMHPTSGTVEIIGERLGAVDVFELRPMVGLASAALADRIPGGERVLDVVLTASYGVTGRWRESYEDLDTARARDLLAAFGVAAFEDRYFGSLSEGERKRVQIARALMTDPEVLILDEPGAGLDLGGREELVGALGELAGDLASPVLVLITHHVEEIPPGFTDAMLLREGQVVAAGPLEQSLTPEHLSRTFGLELDVQRYGQRWSARAAGDLTAEARHAHDSGISARPF, from the coding sequence ATGGGAGACGTGCTCCAGTTCGACGACGTGACGGTACGACGCGGCAAGAAGACCATCCTGGACCAGGTGTCGTGGTCGGTCGACGAGGGCGAGAGGTGGGTGGTGCTCGGGCCGAACGGGGCTGGCAAGACCACTCTGGTGCAGCTCGCCGCCGCGCGGATGCACCCCACCAGCGGCACAGTGGAGATCATCGGTGAGCGGCTCGGCGCCGTGGACGTGTTCGAGTTGCGCCCGATGGTGGGCCTGGCCAGCGCCGCACTGGCCGACCGGATCCCCGGCGGGGAGCGGGTGCTCGACGTCGTGCTCACCGCCTCCTACGGAGTGACCGGTCGGTGGCGGGAATCGTATGAGGACCTGGACACCGCCCGCGCCCGGGACCTGCTCGCCGCCTTCGGTGTCGCGGCCTTCGAGGACCGGTACTTCGGCAGCCTGTCCGAGGGAGAGCGCAAGCGGGTGCAGATCGCCCGCGCCCTGATGACCGACCCGGAGGTGCTGATCCTGGACGAGCCGGGCGCCGGGCTCGACCTCGGTGGGCGCGAAGAGCTGGTCGGTGCCCTCGGCGAGCTGGCCGGAGACCTCGCCTCTCCTGTCCTGGTGCTGATCACCCACCACGTCGAGGAGATCCCGCCAGGGTTCACCGATGCCATGCTGCTCCGGGAGGGCCAGGTGGTCGCTGCCGGGCCGCTGGAGCAGTCGCTCACCCCGGAGCACCTCTCCCGCACCTTCGGGCTGGAGCTGGATGTGCAGCGTTACGGTCAGCGCTGGTCCGCCCGAGCAGCCGGCGACCTCACCGCAGAGGCACGCCATGCGCACGATTCCGGGATTTCCGCGCGACCGTTTTAG
- a CDS encoding NfeD family protein, which translates to MDLGWLWWLGAALVLGVVEMLTVDLLFLMLAGGAVAAAVAGALGLPFWVQLLVAAVVAVLLLFGVRPWALAKLKTSTPDAKTGVDAQIGRSATVVSDVTDRAGRVKLHGEVWTARIEQAGVMLPTGSTVTVLRIDGATAIVGPQAVADPSQPYGYTGPDQPYPPAASGH; encoded by the coding sequence ATGGATCTGGGCTGGTTGTGGTGGCTGGGTGCCGCGCTGGTGCTCGGGGTCGTCGAGATGCTCACCGTCGACCTGCTGTTCCTGATGCTCGCTGGTGGTGCCGTGGCCGCCGCCGTGGCCGGTGCTCTCGGGTTGCCGTTCTGGGTGCAGCTGCTGGTGGCCGCCGTGGTCGCGGTGCTGCTGCTGTTCGGGGTCCGGCCCTGGGCGCTGGCCAAGCTCAAGACCTCCACCCCGGACGCGAAGACCGGAGTGGACGCGCAGATCGGGCGCAGTGCGACAGTGGTCTCGGACGTGACCGACCGAGCCGGACGGGTCAAGCTGCACGGTGAGGTGTGGACCGCCCGGATCGAGCAGGCCGGTGTGATGCTGCCGACCGGGAGCACGGTGACCGTGCTGCGGATCGACGGAGCCACGGCGATCGTCGGTCCTCAGGCGGTCGCCGACCCGAGCCAGCCCTACGGCTACACCGGACCGGACCAGCCCTACCCGCCCGCGGCCTCCGGCCACTGA
- the fabG gene encoding 3-oxoacyl-ACP reductase FabG, translated as MERSTVVTEDATPRTAVVTGANRGIGAAIAQRLMTEGYRVAGISRSGEAPEGVFAAVGDMRDTASSIDAAFTAIEGHQGPTDVLVANAGINKDTLVMRMSDEEFTDVVDVNLTGVFRCVRRVTKGMIRRRGGRIVLISSVVGLYGSPGQVNYAATKAGLVGIARSVTRELGARGITANVVAPGFIETAMTQELPEATQKQYLASIPAARFGQVADVADAVTYLSSEQAGYISGAVLPVDGGLGMGH; from the coding sequence GTGGAACGGAGCACTGTCGTGACTGAGGACGCCACCCCCCGCACCGCCGTGGTGACCGGGGCCAACCGTGGCATCGGGGCCGCGATCGCGCAGCGCCTGATGACCGAGGGGTACCGGGTGGCGGGGATCTCCCGCAGCGGCGAGGCCCCGGAGGGCGTGTTCGCTGCGGTCGGAGACATGCGGGACACGGCATCATCGATCGACGCCGCCTTCACCGCGATCGAAGGCCACCAGGGCCCCACCGACGTGCTGGTGGCGAACGCCGGCATCAACAAGGACACCCTGGTGATGCGGATGAGCGATGAGGAGTTCACCGATGTGGTGGACGTCAACCTCACCGGGGTGTTCCGCTGTGTGCGCCGCGTGACCAAGGGCATGATCCGCCGCCGGGGTGGGCGCATCGTGCTGATCTCCTCGGTGGTCGGCCTCTACGGCTCGCCGGGGCAGGTGAACTATGCGGCCACGAAAGCCGGGCTGGTGGGCATCGCCCGCTCGGTCACCCGGGAGCTGGGCGCGCGCGGCATCACCGCGAACGTGGTGGCCCCGGGGTTCATCGAGACCGCGATGACCCAGGAGCTGCCCGAGGCCACCCAGAAGCAGTACCTCGCCTCGATCCCGGCCGCCCGGTTCGGGCAGGTGGCCGACGTCGCCGACGCCGTCACCTACCTGTCTTCGGAGCAGGCCGGCTACATCAGTGGGGCAGTGCTCCCGGTCGACGGCGGACTGGGCATGGGGCACTGA
- a CDS encoding endonuclease/exonuclease/phosphatase family protein encodes MVDELVEPAAAGPRRRLRWQPWLTVPAVVAAVVVALLPHVAVVRPWVVPSLQAVVPVVGLALVVLALVLALVRRWLPALVLVLGAVLGVAPALVPWPIGTGTEQSAGGAELTILSLNVQYGRADRQAVVDAVTSHDVDVLVLLEADEALLADLAALGLAGQLPHRTEPIASGGAAGSAILSAHPLQLEGRIRLPEGVAQFDQPVAVVEHPELGPVRVAAVHPVPPIDAVASWQASLRGLDDWQATHADLPLLLAGDFNAGYPHPQFRAIAADLTDTASLAGPLPRPTWPLGARVPAFTAIDHVLVRDLVPVGWEQVTVPGTDHRGIVATVTSAAAD; translated from the coding sequence GTGGTCGATGAGCTAGTCGAGCCGGCTGCCGCCGGTCCGCGGCGCCGGCTGCGCTGGCAGCCGTGGCTGACCGTTCCGGCCGTGGTGGCCGCTGTGGTCGTGGCCCTGCTCCCGCACGTCGCAGTGGTCCGGCCCTGGGTGGTGCCCTCGCTGCAGGCCGTCGTTCCGGTGGTGGGCCTCGCGTTGGTGGTGCTCGCCCTGGTGCTGGCGCTGGTGCGCCGCTGGCTGCCGGCGCTCGTTCTGGTCCTCGGCGCGGTGCTCGGTGTGGCCCCGGCCCTGGTCCCGTGGCCGATCGGGACCGGTACCGAGCAGTCCGCCGGCGGCGCAGAGCTGACCATCCTGAGCCTGAACGTCCAGTACGGTCGCGCTGACCGCCAGGCGGTTGTGGACGCGGTGACCAGCCACGATGTGGACGTCCTGGTGCTGCTGGAGGCCGATGAGGCGTTGCTGGCCGACCTCGCGGCGCTCGGCCTGGCCGGCCAGCTGCCGCACCGGACGGAGCCGATCGCCTCCGGCGGGGCGGCCGGGAGCGCCATCCTCTCCGCCCACCCGCTCCAGCTCGAGGGTCGGATCCGCCTGCCGGAGGGGGTGGCTCAGTTCGACCAGCCGGTCGCCGTCGTCGAGCACCCGGAGCTGGGACCGGTCCGGGTGGCCGCGGTACATCCGGTACCCCCGATCGATGCCGTGGCTTCGTGGCAGGCGAGCTTGCGCGGGCTGGACGACTGGCAGGCCACCCACGCCGACCTTCCTCTGCTGCTGGCCGGGGACTTCAACGCCGGGTACCCGCACCCGCAGTTCCGGGCGATCGCCGCGGACCTGACCGATACCGCCTCGTTGGCCGGTCCGCTCCCCCGGCCGACCTGGCCGCTGGGTGCCCGGGTGCCCGCGTTCACCGCGATCGATCACGTGCTGGTGCGTGACCTGGTCCCGGTCGGCTGGGAGCAGGTCACCGTGCCCGGTACCGACCACCGCGGCATTGTGGCCACCGTGACGTCGGCCGCGGCGGATTGA
- a CDS encoding macrolide family glycosyltransferase encodes MTAMPAAGHVNPSAPLIGELVERGVDVAYYATEEFRPLVERLGAEFCAYPERTISSGVIAEATRDGGPPKVAQRLFESTRLVVPFLQAELRDRPPGAVMFDSNALWGRIVATSLGLPAISLMTTMRIGASELRALSARESLPLIRETFAALPGLLQARRRLRRDVGAGLLPPSPILPAQGDLTIFPLPEWMQPDSDRNDPTCHYVGPSIATDTRTEEADSPLRELLRRNEPLVVVSLGTLHSGGEDFFRSCVEAFAALPATVLLVVGRRTDPPAPESLPPNVAVRSVVPQLEVLQHAAVFVTHGGMNSVLEALQLGVPMVIIPQQVEQLCIGAAVADRGAAIVLRHHLHGRKIGAEELRTTVRALLSRKSYRAGAKALEQSLHTGGGAAAAADQIERLLPGAAPSAD; translated from the coding sequence ATGACCGCCATGCCCGCCGCCGGCCATGTCAACCCGAGCGCCCCACTGATCGGCGAGCTGGTCGAACGTGGCGTGGACGTGGCCTACTACGCCACCGAGGAGTTCCGCCCCCTGGTCGAGCGGCTGGGCGCCGAGTTCTGCGCCTACCCGGAGCGGACGATCTCCTCCGGCGTCATTGCCGAGGCCACGAGAGATGGCGGCCCGCCCAAGGTCGCCCAGCGGCTCTTCGAATCGACACGCCTGGTGGTGCCCTTCCTGCAGGCCGAGCTGCGTGATCGCCCACCCGGGGCAGTCATGTTCGATTCCAACGCCCTGTGGGGACGGATCGTGGCGACGAGCCTCGGACTCCCAGCCATCTCGTTGATGACCACGATGCGGATCGGCGCCTCCGAACTACGCGCACTGAGCGCACGTGAGTCGCTGCCGCTGATCCGGGAGACCTTCGCCGCCCTGCCGGGACTGCTCCAGGCCAGACGTCGCCTCCGACGCGACGTCGGTGCTGGGCTGCTCCCGCCCAGTCCGATCTTGCCGGCGCAGGGTGATCTGACGATCTTTCCCCTGCCGGAGTGGATGCAGCCGGACAGCGATCGGAACGATCCCACGTGCCACTACGTCGGCCCGTCGATCGCTACCGACACGCGCACAGAAGAGGCCGATAGCCCACTGCGGGAGCTCCTGCGCCGCAACGAGCCACTGGTCGTGGTCTCGCTCGGCACGCTGCACAGTGGCGGCGAGGACTTCTTCCGTTCTTGCGTCGAGGCGTTCGCAGCGCTGCCAGCGACCGTGCTGCTGGTCGTAGGCCGGCGCACCGACCCGCCGGCTCCCGAATCACTACCGCCCAACGTCGCAGTACGCTCCGTCGTACCGCAGCTGGAGGTCCTTCAGCATGCCGCGGTGTTCGTGACGCACGGTGGAATGAACAGTGTGCTCGAGGCGCTCCAGCTCGGCGTACCGATGGTGATCATCCCGCAGCAGGTCGAACAGCTGTGCATCGGAGCGGCAGTAGCCGACCGGGGCGCAGCGATCGTGCTCCGGCACCACCTCCACGGGCGAAAGATCGGCGCCGAGGAGCTGCGCACAACCGTCCGGGCGCTGCTCAGCCGCAAGTCCTACCGTGCCGGGGCGAAAGCCCTGGAGCAGTCCTTGCACACGGGTGGCGGCGCCGCAGCGGCCGCCGACCAGATCGAACGCCTCCTCCCGGGTGCGGCGCCTTCGGCTGACTAG
- a CDS encoding DUF3099 domain-containing protein translates to MPEVHTITTAGRPQSERSREKIRRYLITMGIRTACFIAAIVTEGWIRWVCVALAAVLPLIAVLLANAGGDVRRTGDSVVNASGLPTAEKHSESDDDPPGANR, encoded by the coding sequence GTGCCTGAGGTTCACACGATCACCACGGCCGGGCGCCCGCAGAGCGAGCGGTCCCGCGAGAAGATCAGGCGCTACCTGATCACCATGGGGATCCGCACCGCCTGCTTCATCGCGGCGATCGTGACCGAAGGCTGGATACGCTGGGTGTGTGTCGCGCTGGCGGCGGTACTACCGCTGATCGCGGTGCTGCTGGCGAACGCCGGGGGCGACGTCCGGCGGACAGGAGATTCCGTGGTGAACGCCTCCGGGCTGCCGACCGCCGAGAAGCACAGCGAGAGCGACGACGACCCCCCAGGAGCGAACCGATGA
- the glgC gene encoding glucose-1-phosphate adenylyltransferase has protein sequence MAAPRVLAIVLAGGEGKRLMPLTQDRAKPAVPFGGIYRLVDFALSNVVNSGYLKVVVLTQYKSHSLDRHVAKTWRMSHLLGNYVAPVPAQQRVGKNWFLGSADAIYQSLNLLDDEKPDIVVVVGADHVYRMDFSQMVSDHIDSGAEMTVAGIRQPISLADQFGVISASESDPRRIAEFLEKPTDPPGLADSPEEVLASMGNYVMNADALVDAVTRDSRSTISRHDMGGDIVPYFVDKGQCGLYDFIENDVPGSTARDRDYWRDVGTLDAYYDANQDLITVEPVFNLYNNQWPLYTGYTGLPPAKFVHESGDRVGHATDSIISPGVVVSGGEVSSSVLSPDVRVHSWSQVSGSVLMDGVQVGRHATVSNAILDKSVVVAEGATVGVDRELDAARGFTITADGVTVVPKNGRVDAQ, from the coding sequence ATGGCAGCACCACGAGTTCTCGCAATCGTTCTGGCCGGCGGTGAAGGCAAGCGGCTGATGCCGTTGACACAGGACCGCGCCAAACCCGCAGTGCCGTTCGGGGGGATCTACCGGCTGGTGGACTTCGCCCTCTCGAACGTGGTCAACTCCGGCTACCTGAAAGTCGTGGTGCTGACCCAGTACAAGTCCCACTCCCTGGACCGGCACGTGGCCAAGACCTGGCGGATGTCCCACCTGCTCGGCAACTACGTGGCCCCGGTACCCGCCCAGCAGCGCGTGGGCAAGAACTGGTTCCTCGGCAGCGCGGACGCCATCTACCAGTCGCTGAACCTGCTGGACGACGAGAAGCCGGACATCGTGGTGGTGGTCGGCGCCGACCACGTCTATCGGATGGACTTCTCCCAGATGGTCTCCGATCACATCGACTCCGGTGCGGAGATGACCGTGGCCGGGATCCGGCAGCCGATCTCTCTGGCCGACCAGTTCGGGGTGATCTCCGCCTCCGAGTCGGACCCGCGGCGGATCGCGGAGTTCCTGGAGAAGCCGACCGACCCACCCGGACTGGCCGACTCGCCCGAAGAAGTGCTGGCCTCGATGGGCAACTACGTGATGAACGCCGATGCGCTGGTGGATGCGGTCACCCGGGACTCCCGGTCGACGATCTCCCGGCACGATATGGGTGGGGACATCGTGCCGTACTTCGTGGACAAGGGGCAGTGCGGCCTGTACGACTTCATCGAGAACGACGTCCCTGGCTCCACCGCCCGGGACCGGGACTACTGGCGGGACGTGGGGACTCTGGACGCCTACTACGACGCCAACCAGGACCTGATCACCGTGGAGCCGGTGTTCAACCTGTACAACAACCAGTGGCCGCTCTACACCGGCTACACGGGCCTGCCGCCAGCGAAGTTCGTGCACGAAAGCGGCGACCGGGTGGGCCATGCCACCGACTCGATCATCTCCCCCGGTGTGGTGGTCTCCGGGGGTGAGGTGAGCTCCTCGGTACTCTCCCCGGACGTGCGGGTGCACTCCTGGTCCCAGGTCTCCGGGTCGGTGCTGATGGACGGGGTACAGGTGGGGCGCCATGCCACGGTCAGCAACGCGATCCTGGACAAGTCGGTGGTGGTGGCCGAAGGAGCCACTGTGGGAGTGGACCGGGAGCTGGATGCCGCCCGTGGCTTCACCATCACCGCCGACGGCGTGACGGTGGTGCCGAAGAACGGGCGCGTGGACGCGCAGTGA
- a CDS encoding SixA phosphatase family protein, translated as MSDFEAPTKRLTLLRHAQAEHHATHDIDRTLTLDGRADARAIGQRLQESGIVPQLVLCSTATRARQTWELAANAYGDAAEAIDTQFLDLLYGADLEEVLDLLHGVSEQVSEVLVVGHEPVTSAVAHYLAGPSSQEAAALRVRTGMSTATAALLTYHGPWQRLERHGGVLTALATCRG; from the coding sequence ATGAGTGACTTCGAGGCTCCGACGAAGCGGCTGACGTTGCTCCGGCACGCCCAGGCTGAACACCACGCCACCCACGACATCGACCGGACCCTGACGTTGGACGGGCGCGCCGACGCGCGCGCGATCGGGCAGCGCTTGCAAGAGAGCGGCATCGTGCCCCAACTGGTGCTGTGCTCCACCGCCACCCGCGCCCGGCAGACCTGGGAGCTGGCGGCGAACGCCTACGGCGATGCCGCCGAAGCGATCGACACCCAGTTCCTGGACCTGCTCTACGGTGCCGACCTGGAGGAGGTCCTCGACCTGCTGCACGGGGTGAGTGAGCAGGTGAGCGAGGTGCTCGTGGTCGGGCACGAGCCGGTGACCTCCGCCGTCGCGCACTATCTGGCTGGACCGTCCTCCCAAGAGGCGGCGGCCCTGCGGGTGCGCACCGGGATGTCCACCGCCACCGCCGCGCTGCTCACCTACCACGGACCGTGGCAGCGGTTGGAGCGGCACGGCGGGGTACTCACCGCACTGGCGACCTGCCGCGGCTAG
- the fabI gene encoding enoyl-ACP reductase FabI, which produces MGLLDGKKILVTGVLMESSIAFTVARLAQEQGAQVVLSSFGRQLKLTQAISRRLPQPAPVVQLDVTDADDLAALADRVGEHVDHLDGVVHSIGFAPQSVMGGNFLSGEWPDVATALQVSAYSLKSLAVATQPLLGRGSSVVGLTFDAQYAWPVYDWMGVAKAAFESTARYLARDLGPEGIRVNLVSAGPLRTTAAKSIPGFEEMEGGWPDRAPLGWDVSDTEPTARTIVALLSDWLPATTAEIVHVDGGVHAMGL; this is translated from the coding sequence ATGGGTCTGCTGGACGGGAAGAAGATCCTCGTCACCGGGGTACTGATGGAAAGCTCCATCGCGTTCACCGTGGCCAGGCTGGCACAGGAGCAAGGCGCCCAGGTGGTGCTGTCCTCCTTCGGACGCCAGCTCAAGCTCACCCAGGCGATCTCCCGCCGTCTGCCGCAGCCGGCGCCGGTGGTACAGCTGGACGTCACCGACGCCGATGACCTGGCGGCTCTGGCCGACCGGGTCGGTGAGCACGTCGACCACCTCGACGGGGTGGTGCACTCGATCGGCTTCGCTCCGCAGAGCGTGATGGGTGGCAACTTCCTGTCCGGCGAGTGGCCGGACGTGGCGACGGCCCTGCAGGTCTCGGCCTACTCGCTCAAGTCGCTCGCCGTGGCCACTCAGCCGTTGCTGGGCCGCGGCTCCTCCGTGGTCGGTCTGACCTTCGACGCGCAGTACGCCTGGCCGGTCTACGACTGGATGGGGGTAGCCAAGGCGGCGTTCGAGTCCACCGCCCGCTATCTGGCCCGGGACCTGGGCCCGGAAGGTATCCGGGTGAACCTTGTTTCCGCGGGGCCACTGCGCACTACGGCTGCCAAGTCGATCCCCGGGTTCGAGGAGATGGAGGGCGGCTGGCCAGACCGTGCCCCGCTCGGCTGGGACGTCTCGGACACCGAGCCGACCGCCCGGACGATCGTCGCGCTGCTCTCGGACTGGCTACCGGCCACGACCGCGGAGATCGTTCACGTCGACGGTGGCGTGCATGCCATGGGACTCTAG
- the glgA gene encoding glycogen synthase: MRVDLLTREFPPHVYGGAGVHVAELSAVLARHIDVQVRCFDGPRPGTPNVTGYSEPADLSEANPALRTFGVDLRIAADVAGADLVHSHTWYANLAGHLAGLLNDIPHVLSAHSLEPLRPWKAEQLGGGYALSSWAERTAYEGAARVIAVSAGMRADILHAYPQIDPEKVVVVHNGIDLAAWQRPDEATITRVAAAHGIDPERPAVIFVGRITRQKGLPYLLAAAESLPEDVQLILCAGAPDTPELAAEVSAGVEQLQTRRTGVVWISEMLPREQVTALLAVATVFVCPSIYEPLGIVNLEAMAVGTAVVGSATGGIPEVVDDRTTGLLVPLEQLSDGTGTPLDPDRFVADLAAALTELTSDPARAAAMGAAGRARAEEHFAWDSIAERTLAVYRDVLGQ, encoded by the coding sequence ATGCGTGTGGACCTCCTCACCCGCGAGTTTCCCCCGCACGTGTATGGCGGGGCCGGGGTGCACGTCGCGGAGCTGTCCGCTGTGCTCGCCCGGCACATCGACGTCCAGGTGCGTTGTTTCGACGGACCGCGCCCGGGTACGCCGAACGTCACCGGCTACTCCGAACCCGCCGACCTGTCCGAGGCCAATCCCGCGCTGCGCACCTTCGGCGTCGACCTGCGCATCGCCGCGGACGTGGCCGGCGCGGACCTGGTGCACTCGCACACCTGGTACGCCAACCTCGCCGGGCATCTGGCCGGGCTGCTGAACGACATCCCGCACGTGCTCTCCGCACACAGCCTGGAACCACTCCGGCCGTGGAAGGCCGAACAACTCGGCGGCGGGTACGCGCTCTCCAGCTGGGCCGAGCGCACCGCCTATGAGGGGGCCGCCCGGGTGATTGCCGTCAGTGCGGGGATGCGCGCCGACATCCTGCACGCCTATCCCCAGATCGATCCGGAGAAGGTCGTCGTCGTGCACAACGGCATCGATCTGGCCGCCTGGCAGCGCCCGGACGAGGCGACCATCACCCGGGTGGCCGCCGCGCACGGAATCGACCCCGAGCGCCCTGCGGTGATCTTCGTCGGCCGGATCACCCGGCAGAAGGGCCTGCCCTACCTGCTTGCCGCCGCCGAGTCGCTGCCGGAGGACGTGCAGCTCATCCTCTGCGCCGGCGCCCCGGACACGCCCGAGCTGGCCGCTGAGGTCAGCGCCGGGGTGGAGCAGCTGCAGACCCGCCGCACCGGGGTGGTATGGATCTCCGAGATGCTTCCCCGGGAGCAGGTGACCGCTCTGCTGGCGGTGGCCACCGTGTTCGTCTGCCCCTCGATCTACGAACCGTTGGGCATCGTGAACCTGGAGGCGATGGCCGTCGGCACCGCTGTGGTCGGTTCGGCCACCGGGGGCATCCCCGAGGTGGTCGACGATCGCACCACCGGGCTGCTGGTCCCGCTGGAGCAGCTGAGTGACGGCACCGGCACCCCGCTGGATCCGGACCGGTTCGTCGCCGACCTGGCCGCCGCGCTCACCGAGCTGACCAGCGATCCGGCCCGGGCCGCGGCGATGGGCGCCGCCGGGCGGGCCCGCGCCGAGGAGCACTTCGCCTGGGACTCGATCGCCGAGCGCACCCTGGCCGTCTATCGCGACGTGCTCGGGCAGTGA
- the serB gene encoding phosphoserine phosphatase SerB: MTDPAAAHGTTRFLLVLDVDSTFITAEQIDLLAAHAGSGEQVAEITARAMAGELDFAASLTERVGTLAGVAVGVLDQVRAQIELSPGAADLVAGAHARHWPVALVSGGFHEIVDPIAAEQRITRVRANRLAVADGVLTGGLDGPIVDRAAKAHWLRTFAAEEGVPLARTVAIGDGANDLDMLAAAGLGVAYYAKPVVAAQADVAIDSGGLEQVLALLGA; encoded by the coding sequence GTGACCGATCCGGCAGCAGCCCATGGCACGACCCGCTTCCTCCTGGTGCTGGACGTGGACTCCACGTTCATTACCGCCGAGCAGATCGATCTGCTCGCCGCCCATGCCGGCTCCGGCGAGCAGGTGGCCGAGATCACCGCGCGAGCGATGGCCGGTGAGCTGGACTTCGCCGCCTCGCTGACCGAACGGGTGGGCACCCTGGCGGGGGTGGCCGTGGGCGTGCTGGACCAGGTGCGCGCGCAGATCGAGCTCAGCCCGGGTGCCGCTGACCTGGTGGCGGGAGCCCACGCCCGCCACTGGCCGGTGGCCCTGGTCTCCGGAGGGTTTCACGAGATCGTCGATCCGATCGCCGCCGAGCAGCGGATCACCCGGGTGCGGGCGAACCGGCTCGCCGTCGCCGACGGTGTGCTCACCGGCGGGCTCGACGGTCCGATCGTGGACCGGGCCGCGAAGGCGCACTGGTTGCGCACCTTCGCCGCCGAGGAGGGCGTTCCGTTGGCTCGGACGGTCGCGATCGGCGACGGCGCGAACGACCTGGACATGCTCGCTGCTGCGGGTCTGGGGGTCGCCTACTATGCCAAACCGGTGGTGGCGGCCCAGGCGGACGTGGCCATCGACTCCGGGGGGCTGGAGCAGGTACTGGCACTGCTCGGAGCCTAG